One window from the genome of Lysobacter helvus encodes:
- a CDS encoding enoyl-ACP reductase FabI, which produces MGFLQGKRALITGIASQRSIASGIAEAMHREGAELAFTYQNEKLKSRVEDAAKEFGSDIVIPLDVADDAQIAACFEALGKRWDHFDILVHAVAYAPREAIEGEFLDGLTRENFAIAHDISAYSLAAMAKAARPMMANRNGAIVTLSYLGAERALANYNVMGVAKASLEATVRYLALNLGPEGTRVNAISAGPIKTLAAAGIANFRKMLGHVESYAPMRRSVTIDDVGNVAAFLCSDLAAGVTGEVTYVDAGYNILGMTGIE; this is translated from the coding sequence ATGGGTTTCCTGCAGGGCAAACGCGCGCTCATCACGGGCATCGCGAGCCAGCGTTCGATCGCCAGCGGCATCGCCGAAGCGATGCACCGCGAAGGCGCCGAACTCGCTTTCACCTACCAGAACGAGAAGCTGAAATCGCGCGTGGAAGACGCGGCGAAGGAATTCGGCAGCGACATCGTGATCCCGCTGGACGTCGCCGACGACGCGCAGATCGCGGCGTGCTTCGAAGCGCTGGGCAAGCGCTGGGACCACTTCGACATCCTGGTGCATGCGGTGGCGTACGCGCCGCGCGAGGCGATCGAGGGCGAGTTCCTCGACGGCCTGACGCGCGAGAACTTCGCGATCGCGCACGACATCTCCGCCTACTCGCTCGCCGCGATGGCCAAGGCCGCGCGCCCGATGATGGCCAACCGCAACGGCGCGATCGTCACGCTGAGCTACCTGGGCGCCGAACGCGCGCTGGCCAACTACAACGTGATGGGCGTGGCGAAGGCGAGCCTGGAAGCGACGGTGCGCTACCTCGCGCTCAACCTCGGCCCGGAAGGCACGCGCGTCAACGCGATCTCCGCCGGCCCGATCAAGACGCTCGCGGCCGCGGGCATCGCCAACTTCCGCAAGATGCTGGGCCATGTCGAAAGCTACGCGCCGATGCGCCGCAGCGTGACGATCGACGACGTGGGCAACGTCGCCGCGTTCCTGTGCTCGGACCTCGCGGCGGGCGTGACGGGCGAAGTGACGTACGTCGACGCGGGTTACAACATCCTCGGGATGACCGGGATCGAGTAA